In the Rhodospirillaceae bacterium genome, one interval contains:
- a CDS encoding alkaline phosphatase yields the protein MAGAATALMVGGMGGAQAGSDYPFTLGVASGDPFPDSVVLWTRLAPDPLNGGGMLPKPQNVHWEMATDSGFKKIVQTGKTVAHPAWAHSVHVDVKGLQPGRSYWYRFHTAKFTSPIGRTRTAPSPFSKPEQVRFAFASCQNYEQGYYTAHRHMSRENLDFVLFLGDYIYENGAWPIFPRKHNSDEILSLNDYRNRYALYKSDQDLQACHAAHPWIVTWDDHEVENNYAGLIPGKKVSEIPFTKRRENAYRAYYEHMPLRVMSQPDRLKMRLYRYFVYGNLMDMNVLDTRQFRTPLPKTNAAMQNLSATILGPAQEAWLYRRLGRTRAIWNVLAQQVIMADMVAGHNMFDKWSGYQASRNRLFHVLRENKVPNPIVLSGDNHRNWVADLLADFDDSDSQIIGTEFIGTSISSNGDGRDMTRKGRKRLKKNPHFKFFNYQRGYVRAEVSPKKWQTDFRVVDHVSSPGADIKTRASFIVEQGKPGAQRL from the coding sequence ATGGCAGGTGCCGCAACTGCTTTGATGGTTGGTGGGATGGGGGGTGCCCAAGCGGGAAGTGACTACCCATTTACGCTCGGTGTTGCATCAGGCGATCCCTTTCCCGATAGCGTGGTGTTGTGGACACGGTTGGCACCTGACCCTTTAAACGGTGGCGGCATGTTGCCTAAGCCACAAAATGTTCACTGGGAAATGGCGACGGACAGCGGCTTTAAAAAAATCGTGCAAACCGGTAAAACAGTGGCCCATCCCGCCTGGGCTCATAGCGTGCACGTGGATGTTAAGGGTCTGCAACCTGGGCGTTCTTATTGGTATCGATTTCACACTGCAAAATTTACCAGCCCAATCGGGAGAACCCGAACCGCCCCGTCGCCATTTTCAAAACCAGAGCAGGTACGCTTCGCCTTTGCATCTTGTCAGAATTACGAACAGGGATATTACACGGCACACCGTCATATGAGCCGGGAAAATTTGGATTTTGTCTTATTCTTAGGTGATTACATTTATGAAAACGGCGCGTGGCCAATCTTTCCCCGAAAGCACAATTCAGATGAAATACTTTCGTTGAATGACTATCGCAATCGATACGCGCTTTATAAGTCGGACCAAGACCTACAGGCCTGCCATGCGGCGCACCCTTGGATCGTGACCTGGGATGATCATGAGGTGGAAAATAATTATGCGGGACTAATCCCTGGTAAGAAGGTCTCTGAAATTCCTTTTACGAAGCGTCGAGAAAATGCCTACAGGGCCTATTACGAGCACATGCCACTTCGCGTGATGTCGCAGCCGGATCGACTAAAAATGAGGCTTTACAGGTACTTCGTATATGGCAATTTGATGGACATGAATGTTCTCGACACCCGCCAATTTAGGACGCCCCTGCCGAAAACGAATGCGGCGATGCAAAACCTGTCGGCAACCATCCTCGGCCCTGCTCAGGAGGCTTGGCTTTATCGACGATTGGGGCGAACCCGTGCGATTTGGAATGTCTTGGCACAGCAGGTCATCATGGCGGATATGGTTGCGGGCCATAACATGTTCGACAAGTGGTCGGGCTATCAGGCGTCTCGCAATCGGTTGTTTCATGTCCTGCGTGAAAATAAGGTGCCAAATCCGATTGTGCTAAGCGGTGACAATCATCGCAACTGGGTGGCGGATTTGCTTGCCGACTTTGATGATTCCGACTCACAAATTATTGGAACGGAATTTATCGGAACGTCGATTTCATCGAACGGTGATGGTCGGGATATGACGCGCAAGGGGCGCAAGCGGTTGAAGAAGAACCCGCATTTCAAATTTTTCAACTACCAACGCGGCTACGTGCGGGCGGAAGTCTCACCCAAGAAATGGCAAACAGATTTTCGCGTTGTTGATCATGTCTCCAGCCCAGGAGCTGATATCAAAACCCGAGCATCATTTATCGTTGAACAGGGTAAACCCGGGGCCCAGAGACTCTAG
- a CDS encoding VWA domain-containing protein, translating into MFVDFFLELRNAAIPVSLREYLTLMEAMDEGLAEYSIDEFYYLSRSCLVKDETNLDKFDRVFGHVFKGLEPPEDEDGTTEIPDEWLRKMAEKILTDEEKAQIEAMDGWDKLMETLAERLAEQKKRHQGGSKWIGTAGTSPFGAFGYNPEGVRIGQNESRNRRAVKVWDKREFKNLDDSVEIGTRNIKVALRRLRKFARQGAATELDLDGTINATAKKGYLDLHMVPERHNSVKVLLFLDVGGSMDDHVRVVEELFSAARGEFKHLEHFYFHNCLYDHVWRDNGNYQRDRIGTWDLLHTYGSDYKVIFVGDASMSPYEIKIAGGAVDHWNEEAGGLWMQRLLNVYPKAIWLNPVKQQWWGHTVSIDIIRHLLDDRMYPMTLEGLDQAMRELSR; encoded by the coding sequence CCTGACGTTGATGGAGGCCATGGATGAAGGTCTCGCCGAATATTCTATAGATGAATTCTATTACCTGAGCCGGTCTTGTTTGGTGAAGGATGAAACCAACCTGGATAAGTTTGACCGGGTGTTTGGTCATGTCTTTAAGGGTTTGGAACCACCGGAAGATGAAGACGGAACGACAGAAATTCCCGACGAGTGGCTGCGTAAAATGGCCGAGAAAATTCTGACCGATGAGGAGAAAGCTCAGATCGAAGCCATGGACGGCTGGGACAAGTTGATGGAGACCCTGGCTGAACGTCTGGCTGAGCAAAAGAAACGTCACCAGGGCGGATCAAAGTGGATTGGTACTGCTGGTACGTCACCATTCGGGGCCTTCGGATATAACCCGGAAGGGGTCCGCATTGGTCAAAATGAGTCACGTAATCGACGCGCGGTGAAAGTCTGGGACAAGCGCGAATTCAAAAACCTGGATGACAGCGTCGAAATCGGCACGCGTAATATTAAAGTGGCGCTGCGCAGGCTGCGTAAATTCGCGCGCCAAGGGGCGGCAACCGAATTGGATCTAGACGGCACCATTAATGCAACGGCGAAGAAGGGGTATCTGGACCTGCACATGGTGCCGGAACGCCATAATTCGGTGAAGGTTTTGTTGTTTCTGGATGTCGGTGGCTCCATGGATGACCATGTGCGGGTGGTCGAAGAACTGTTTTCCGCCGCCCGGGGTGAATTCAAGCACCTGGAACATTTTTACTTCCACAATTGTCTCTATGACCATGTCTGGCGCGATAATGGAAATTATCAAAGAGACAGGATCGGCACATGGGACCTGCTGCATACTTACGGTTCAGACTACAAAGTTATCTTCGTCGGAGATGCGTCGATGAGCCCATATGAGATCAAGATTGCAGGCGGTGCCGTGGATCATTGGAACGAAGAAGCCGGCGGGTTGTGGATGCAGCGCCTGCTGAATGTTTACCCCAAGGCCATATGGCTGAACCCGGTCAAGCAACAATGGTGGGGACATACGGTCTCAATCGATATTATCCGGCACCTATTGGACGACAGAATGTATCCGATGACGCTGGAGGGGCTTGATCAAGCCATGCGGGAACTTAGCCGTTAG